In Beggiatoa leptomitoformis, the genomic window TTTTGATAGGGCATTTGGTGTTTCTGATTGTGCTGGCTGCTCGTCTGTTCGGTGTTTTGCAACCATTAGAATTATATTATTACGATTTAATGTTATGGACACGCGCAACGTTAAATAGAACCGCTGAAAAAACAGCAGACCCACGGATTACCCTAGTTTGGCTAACCGATGAAGACCAACGCAATTGGGGCTGGCCCATGCCCGATAAGCAATTATCTGATGCGTTAGGTATTATTATCGAAGCACAGCCCCGCACGATAGGCTTAGATATTTACCGTGATTTACCCGTACCTTATGAAAAAGGTGCAGATTATGAACGCCTACAAACAATTTTAAAAAATAATAAAAATATTATTGCCATTAAAAAATACAAAAATGAACAAGGGGTTCATGTTGACCCGCCGCCTATTTTGCAAGGAACAGATCAAGTTGCGTTTAATGATTTGCCCATAGATTCAGGTGGGGTTGTCCGTCGTGGGCTACTCTACATTGTTGATGAATTTGGCGAATTGCATGAAGCCTTTAGTATGAAGATTGCACGCTACTATTTAGCAAAACAAGGTATTTATACGGAGGGAGACGCATCAGACCCAAGTGTCGTAGTCATTAATGGCACACGCCTTGTTCCACTTGCCCCTAATTATGGCGGTTATGTTGATGGGGACACGTTGGGTTGGCAAATTATGCTTACCTATCCCTTTGCATTGGCGCAATTTAACGATGTAACCCTTTCTGATGTACTCAATCGACAATTTGACCCTAACTTATTCACCGATAAGATAGTCATTATCGGGATTCGCGCAGAAGCAACGCCCGACTTTCTCTTTCCTGCTTATGGACGGTTTATTGATGGCGACCAACGTGTACCCGGTGCATTGATTCACGGCTACATCACCAGCCAACTATTACAAATGGCACTACATGAATCGCCCCCCATGTCTAGTTGGACAGAATGGCAAGAAGTCATTTGGATTTGGATTTGGACAATTACAGGGACTTTCTTTTGTTTGTGGACATACAGCCTATCTAAAATTAGTTTTTCCCTTGTGGGCGGTTTACTCCTATTGGTAACAATTACCTACGTTTGTTTTACCCATTTTATTTGGGTCTTACTCGTCACCCCTGCGGCTGGCTGGATAATCGGACACTTAAGCATGTTTCGCTACCTCTCGCAACGAGAAAAAGAAAACCGCGACATGCTGATGCAAATCTTTTCAAAACACGTTTCAAAAGACGTTGCTGAAGCCATTTGGCGGCAACGTGAACATTATCTCAGTGCAGGACGTTTAGTTACACAACGTCTAACCGCAACTGTCCTCTTTACAGATTTACAAAATTTCACCACCGTTTCTGAACGCATGGAACCACAAGCCTTGATGGATTGGCTTAATCAATACATGGAAGCAATGGTTTCTGTGGTTGAAAAACATAATGGCCAAGTCAATAAATTTATAGGTGATGCCATTATGGCTGTGTTTGGTGTGCCATTTCCGCGCGAATCCACCGCAGAAATTAGACAAGACGCGATTAATGCTGTGGAATGTGCCTTAGAAATGCGCCAAGAAATTGAAAAATTACGCTGTATTTGGCACGAACAAGGACTGCCACAAATTCGTATGCGGGTAGGCATTTTCACAGGACACCTAGTTGCAGGTAGTCTAGGCGCGGTAGATCGTCAGGAATACACCGTTATAGGTGACACCGTCAACACCGCTTCACGCCTAGAAAGTTTTGATAAATCGATTGATGCAGAAAGCGACTGTCGAATTTTAATTGGCGAGCCAACACTGAATTACTTGAATAATCAATTTAAAACTGAGCGAGTGGACGATGTACACTTAAAAGGCAAAGAATTAATGATTACAGTTTATCGAGTTATAGGGCGAATAGACACTATGTCAATAGAGGAAAGTCCGCAAGACAAAGTGACAAACGGATCATAAACTACTTATAACAAAATAAAGTTACATAGGAGTAAATCTCATGCTAGTAAAAAAATCGGTACTGCTGGGTGTTGCTGCCAGTTTAAGTTTAACCCTGTTCACAGGACATCATCACCTGATTCGTGATGTTATTGCTGATGAAGTTGTCCCCATGTATAAACCCACGTTGGCAGCCGGTGCGCCGACTCGTCGTGTTGGTGGGGGAACACGTGCCGCTAAACTCACCAACCTGCCAGAAAATCTTATTCTTGCTGTTGTTTCTCCACAATCAACGGGCTATACAACAAGCGCGCAACCTGTTTTATACTGGTCTTTATCTAGCACCATTGATGCCCCGCTCGAAATTACCCTTGATTATGTCGACCAAGCGATGTCAGGGAATAACTACGAACCCTTGTTACAAACCCAAATAGCCAAAGCCGAAGCGGGTATTTATGGCATTAGCCTAGGGGCGCATAAACTAAGTTTGAAACCCAATGTAGAATACAAATGGTCGGTTTCTATTCCAACGGGTAATCCCGCTAATGATGTCGTTTCTTTCGGCACGATTATGTTGTTAGACAAACCAGCAGGATTAGCGGATAAATTAGCGAAAGCGGATGACAAACAACGCCCGCTTATTTATGCCGAAGCAGGCTTATGGTACGACGCAGTCACCGAGTTTGAAGCCTTGTTAAAAAAATATCCTGATGACACAGAATTACGTGATAAACGGAATCTGTTGTTAGAAGAAGTAAATCTAAAAGTTGGTAAGACAGGTGCTATTGATGTCGTTGTTGGGGAAGCACGTAAGAGCTAATCTAATCGTGATAATTAAGGGACGAATATATTCATTCGCCCCTTAACCTTAACAAAATGCTATTTGTTTAACAGTGCTAAATTAGCAAATAAGTCTAACGCCTCTGGATTTGCAAGGGCTTCTCTATTCTTTACAGGCAACCCATGCACCACATTACGCACCGCTAACTCAACAATTTTGCCACTTTTAGTTCTTGGAATATCTGCAACTTGCACAATTTTTGCGGGAACATGGCGAGGGGTGGTGTTCTGCCGAATATACTGCTTTATACGTTCCCTCAAAACATCATCTAACACAAGCCCTGTTTGTAAACGCACAAATAAAACCACCCGCACATCATCTGCCCATGTTTGTCCAATCACTAAACTTTCTAAAATTTCAGGTAATTGTTCAACTTGACGATAAATTTCAGCCGTACCAATTCGAACCCCACCGGGATTTAAAACCGCATCAGAACGCCCATAAATAATAATTCCATCATGTGCGGTCAACTCGGCATAATCACCATGACACCAAACATTAGGAAACCGCTCAAAATAAGCAGCATGATATTTTTCCCCTTGTGGGTCATTCCAAAAATAAATGGGCATAGCAGGAAAAGGTTTTGTACACACCAACTCGCCTTTTTGCGCCCGCAATGCTTGCCCTGCATCATCAAAAATTTCTACGGCTAACCCCAAACCGCGACACTGCAACTCGCCACGCCAAACAGGTAACACAGGATTACCCAACGCAAAACAAGACACAATATCCGTCCCGCCCGAAATAGAAGACAGTTGCACATCCGCCTTAATTGCGTGATAAACAAAATCAAAACTTTCTGGTAACAGCGGCGAGCCTGTGGACAATATCGCCCGTAAACACTGCAAGTTATGTGTCTTATTAGGAACAATTCCCTGCTTATTTAATGCGTCAATAAATTTTGCCGATGTTCCAAAGACCGTTATTTTTTCTTGCTCGACATAATCAAACAACGTTTGCCCTGTCGGATAAAACGGTGAACCATCGTATAACAACACCGTTGCCTGTGCAGCTAAGGCAGATACCAACCAATTCCACATCATCCAACCGCAGGTTGTAAAATAAAAAACTCGGTCATTGGGTTTTATATCTGTATGTAATACATGTTCTTTTAAATGTTGTAATAACGTGCCACCCGCACCATGCACGATACATTTTGGCACGCCTGTTGTGCCAGAAGAATATAAAATGTACAAAGGATGATTAAACGGTAAACGATTAAATTCAATTGTATCAGCAGTGTAACCCGCAACATAGCTTGAGTACAATGTCGTTTTATTAAGATGCCCAATAGCAGGTAATTGATTAACATAAGGAATAACAATAACCCGTTCAATAGAAGAAATTGCTTGCGTTATTTTAGGGAGATTTCCTAAAGAATCATGCGGTTTACCATTATAAAAATAGCCATCTGCCGTTAATAAAATTTTCGGTTCAATCTGTCCGAATCGATCAATCAATCCTTGCGCGCCAAAATCAGGCGAACAAGATGACCAAACCGCGCCAATACTGCTCGTTGCCAACATCGCAATAATCGCTTCAGGCATATTAGGCAAATATCCTGCAACTCTATCCCCTGCTTGCACACCATCTGCACGTAAGGCCTGCGCTAGAACAGAAACTTCGGCATAAAGGTCTTGATAACTCAAGCGACGCTTAACTTGGTTTTCTCCCCAAAACACCAATGCATCTGCGGAATCTTGACGACGGAGCAAGTTTTCAGCGAAATTTAAACGGGCTTGTGGAAACCAACGCGCGCCAAACATGGGATATTGATGATTTAATACAACATCACCTTGTGTTTCTGCAATTAAATTAGTAAACGTCCACAATGACTGCCAAAATTGTGTGGGTTGCTCAATGGACCATTGATATAACGCAGAATAATCCATCAGTTGCAATTGCCACTGTTGATTAACGGCATGACGAAATGTGGTTACATTAGCGTTATCAATCGCCTCAGTTGTTGGATTCCATAATAAATTAGTCATGTACCCTCCTTATTATTTTGTATTTTTATCAGCCTACTTTGCTGTAATTGATTTATCCAGACATCAGTCATATATCACGCTAATTATCTTTTATGCAACAGGAAAAAATGCAATGACAATACTATTTTTTGAGGACTTTCAAGTAGGTAATCGATTTGAATCTGAAAAACTGACATTGACAGAAGAGGCCGTTATTGCATTTGGTCAACAATTTGACCCGCAATATTTCCATACAGATAAAATACAAGCTAAAGATAGTTTTTTTAATGGATTAGCAGCAAGCGGCTGGCATACCAGTGCATTAACTATGCGTTTAGTTGTCAGCAGTCCTATTGGTAAAATTGCAAATGGGGTGATTGGCTTAGGCGTAGATGAATTACGTTGGTTTATGCCAACTTATCCCGGAGATACATTGCGCGTGGTGATTGAAGTGCTAGAAACCAAAGCCTCACAATCGAAACAAGGATGGGGAGTGGTAAAAATGCGTTGGCAGACATATAACCAACGGGATGAAATTGCGGCTAGTTTGGTAACGCCGTTATGGGTTAAACGGCGCACCGAATAATTCAAAAATGCGTATGTTATTCACTAACTGCCATCGCTAGATTCTCCGTAACTTGTGCATCAACGGTGATGGTGGGTGGGTCTGCTAAGACTTTTTTCACGCTACATTCGTTTGTTGCCCGCACAAGGGCAGATAAATATTTTTGGGGAAAAGTCTGTGGAACATGAATTATCATGCTGATGTCGGTTAAACGATGGCTAACAGGGTCACGGTTGCTATGCAGGGTTAAACGAATCTCGTCGGTAACAAGCTGGCGAGATTGGCAAAAACGGAGAACAAAAAAGCCTGCACAAGCAGCAAGACTGCTAAGAAAATAGGAAAAAGGATCGGGTGCGATACCTTGTCCACCGTTTTCTATGGGTTGGTCGGTTTGCACGGTAAAGCCATCAAATTGTGTGATAACTTGTAACCCTTCGCCAAAATGTACATTAATATCCATACCGTTGTCCTCATGTGTAACACATCTAATCAGTATATTAGTATATAGTAATATATATAAATGTGCCACACGATGACCGACATCAGAAAAATACTAATAAATTCAAACTAATAATCTTAAATCACACCCGTCGTTTTAAGTTGAATAATCTCAGCTTCGCTATAACCTAATGTACGCAAAACCTCTTGATTATGTTCGCCTTGTAATGGTGCATGTCGGTCGATACTAAACGCATATTCACTAAACTTTAATGGAAAAGCGAATTGCTTTACTGTCCCTTCAGTTGGATGTTGTGCATGAATAAAAACGCCACGGGCTTGGATTTGTGGGTCGGCTAAACTTTCTTCAAAGGTTAAAATCGGCGTAACACCACAGTCAACGGTTGCTAATTTATCTGTCCAATATTGTTGTGTTTGTGATGCAAATAAGTCGGTGAGTGCTTGTTGTAGTTGCGTTGCTGTGTGACCTGTTGACCATGCTAAACCTAACCAATCAGGGCGTTGTATTGCTTGACAAAAGGCTTGCCAAAATTTGGGT contains:
- a CDS encoding acetoacetate--CoA ligase, whose protein sequence is MTNLLWNPTTEAIDNANVTTFRHAVNQQWQLQLMDYSALYQWSIEQPTQFWQSLWTFTNLIAETQGDVVLNHQYPMFGARWFPQARLNFAENLLRRQDSADALVFWGENQVKRRLSYQDLYAEVSVLAQALRADGVQAGDRVAGYLPNMPEAIIAMLATSSIGAVWSSCSPDFGAQGLIDRFGQIEPKILLTADGYFYNGKPHDSLGNLPKITQAISSIERVIVIPYVNQLPAIGHLNKTTLYSSYVAGYTADTIEFNRLPFNHPLYILYSSGTTGVPKCIVHGAGGTLLQHLKEHVLHTDIKPNDRVFYFTTCGWMMWNWLVSALAAQATVLLYDGSPFYPTGQTLFDYVEQEKITVFGTSAKFIDALNKQGIVPNKTHNLQCLRAILSTGSPLLPESFDFVYHAIKADVQLSSISGGTDIVSCFALGNPVLPVWRGELQCRGLGLAVEIFDDAGQALRAQKGELVCTKPFPAMPIYFWNDPQGEKYHAAYFERFPNVWCHGDYAELTAHDGIIIYGRSDAVLNPGGVRIGTAEIYRQVEQLPEILESLVIGQTWADDVRVVLFVRLQTGLVLDDVLRERIKQYIRQNTTPRHVPAKIVQVADIPRTKSGKIVELAVRNVVHGLPVKNREALANPEALDLFANLALLNK
- a CDS encoding MaoC family dehydratase, which codes for MTILFFEDFQVGNRFESEKLTLTEEAVIAFGQQFDPQYFHTDKIQAKDSFFNGLAASGWHTSALTMRLVVSSPIGKIANGVIGLGVDELRWFMPTYPGDTLRVVIEVLETKASQSKQGWGVVKMRWQTYNQRDEIAASLVTPLWVKRRTE
- a CDS encoding DUF928 domain-containing protein encodes the protein MLVKKSVLLGVAASLSLTLFTGHHHLIRDVIADEVVPMYKPTLAAGAPTRRVGGGTRAAKLTNLPENLILAVVSPQSTGYTTSAQPVLYWSLSSTIDAPLEITLDYVDQAMSGNNYEPLLQTQIAKAEAGIYGISLGAHKLSLKPNVEYKWSVSIPTGNPANDVVSFGTIMLLDKPAGLADKLAKADDKQRPLIYAEAGLWYDAVTEFEALLKKYPDDTELRDKRNLLLEEVNLKVGKTGAIDVVVGEARKS
- a CDS encoding OsmC family protein → MDINVHFGEGLQVITQFDGFTVQTDQPIENGGQGIAPDPFSYFLSSLAACAGFFVLRFCQSRQLVTDEIRLTLHSNRDPVSHRLTDISMIIHVPQTFPQKYLSALVRATNECSVKKVLADPPTITVDAQVTENLAMAVSE
- a CDS encoding CHASE2 domain-containing protein, with the translated sequence MAQKLNFFIKKPLLIAVLIGHLVFLIVLAARLFGVLQPLELYYYDLMLWTRATLNRTAEKTADPRITLVWLTDEDQRNWGWPMPDKQLSDALGIIIEAQPRTIGLDIYRDLPVPYEKGADYERLQTILKNNKNIIAIKKYKNEQGVHVDPPPILQGTDQVAFNDLPIDSGGVVRRGLLYIVDEFGELHEAFSMKIARYYLAKQGIYTEGDASDPSVVVINGTRLVPLAPNYGGYVDGDTLGWQIMLTYPFALAQFNDVTLSDVLNRQFDPNLFTDKIVIIGIRAEATPDFLFPAYGRFIDGDQRVPGALIHGYITSQLLQMALHESPPMSSWTEWQEVIWIWIWTITGTFFCLWTYSLSKISFSLVGGLLLLVTITYVCFTHFIWVLLVTPAAGWIIGHLSMFRYLSQREKENRDMLMQIFSKHVSKDVAEAIWRQREHYLSAGRLVTQRLTATVLFTDLQNFTTVSERMEPQALMDWLNQYMEAMVSVVEKHNGQVNKFIGDAIMAVFGVPFPRESTAEIRQDAINAVECALEMRQEIEKLRCIWHEQGLPQIRMRVGIFTGHLVAGSLGAVDRQEYTVIGDTVNTASRLESFDKSIDAESDCRILIGEPTLNYLNNQFKTERVDDVHLKGKELMITVYRVIGRIDTMSIEESPQDKVTNGS